From the genome of Gemmatimonadota bacterium, one region includes:
- a CDS encoding PLP-dependent transferase: MSRIFDDDLKFACGTRAVHAGQRPDPTSGAIMTPIYQTSTYAQEALGHNKGYEYARGKNPTREALERNIASLEGGTHGFAFASGMGTIDSIMKLFKSGDRILCADNMYGGTPRLFDRILVNYGLQFTYVDTRDPQRVEDAMTPDVKAVVVETPTNPLMWITDLAAVGAIARRHGALFIVDNTFATPVFQRPLEHGAHIVFHSTTKYLNGHSDMVGGCAVVNDDDLATRLQFILNAAGAVPGPFDAWLVLRGTKTLHLRMAAHDANGRRIADWLAQRLGDERVFYPGLASHPHHALAARQMSGFGGMISIDLGTREAAAQVVNRLHLFTLAESLGGVESLVCHPASMTHASVPPERRARLGISDGLVRFSVGVEDVHDLMADIDHAFEGVA; the protein is encoded by the coding sequence ATGTCGCGCATCTTCGACGACGACCTCAAGTTCGCGTGCGGCACTCGCGCCGTGCACGCCGGGCAGCGCCCCGATCCCACCTCGGGCGCCATCATGACCCCCATCTACCAGACCTCCACCTACGCACAGGAGGCGCTGGGTCACAACAAGGGGTACGAGTACGCTCGCGGCAAGAACCCCACGCGCGAAGCGCTGGAGCGCAACATCGCGTCGCTGGAAGGTGGCACACATGGCTTCGCCTTCGCCAGCGGGATGGGAACGATCGACTCAATCATGAAGCTGTTCAAATCCGGCGACCGGATCCTCTGTGCCGACAACATGTACGGCGGCACGCCGCGCCTGTTCGACCGGATCCTCGTGAACTACGGGCTGCAGTTCACGTACGTCGACACCCGCGATCCCCAGCGGGTGGAAGACGCGATGACCCCGGACGTGAAGGCGGTCGTCGTCGAGACGCCAACCAACCCGCTCATGTGGATCACCGACCTGGCCGCCGTCGGAGCGATCGCCCGGCGGCACGGGGCGCTGTTCATCGTCGACAACACCTTTGCCACCCCCGTCTTCCAGCGTCCGCTGGAGCACGGGGCGCACATCGTCTTCCACTCCACCACCAAGTACCTAAACGGCCACAGCGACATGGTGGGCGGCTGTGCGGTGGTCAACGACGACGACCTGGCCACCCGCCTCCAGTTCATCCTCAACGCCGCCGGCGCCGTCCCCGGACCCTTCGACGCCTGGCTCGTCCTGCGCGGGACCAAGACGTTGCACCTGCGGATGGCCGCCCACGACGCCAATGGACGGCGCATCGCCGACTGGCTGGCCCAGCGCCTGGGCGACGAGCGCGTCTTCTACCCGGGGCTCGCCTCGCACCCGCACCACGCCCTGGCCGCGCGCCAGATGTCGGGCTTTGGCGGGATGATCTCGATCGACCTCGGGACGCGTGAGGCGGCCGCGCAGGTGGTCAACCGCCTGCACCTCTTCACCCTCGCCGAGTCGCTGGGCGGCGTGGAGAGCCTCGTCTGCCACCCGGCCTCGATGACGCACGCCTCGGTCCCCCCGGAGCGGCGCGCGCGACTGGGGATCAGCGACGGACTCGTGCGCTTCAGCGTCGGCGTCGAGGACGTCCACGACCTGATGGCCGACATCGACCACGCCTTCGAGGGCGTCGCCTAG
- a CDS encoding M48 family metallopeptidase, with protein sequence MAERIVLTDISSAAWEHPADRAALNALRAIPGFDQVVRKVASFFGERGVRQLFLANAVRVGPNQRPKLWAQYQEVLATLDWKEVPELYVTQTPLVNAAAVGFDKPFIVLNSGMMELLNDEERRDILGHELGHIMSGHTTYTTIAIIILTLGLNNLPFLAGIALLPFQLALMEWYRKAEFSADRAGLLTTQDIRVTASTFMKMAGGKELDDTLSVDAFLEQASHYEGQNEFADKVWQVINTAFRTHPFGTVRAAELQRWVASGEYDKILRGDYRRRSDATTPPLSSDIEDAVGYYGEQARGAMDSLNGVFDRARDAFNSAFKGSSGP encoded by the coding sequence ATGGCCGAGCGCATCGTACTCACCGACATCTCGTCCGCCGCCTGGGAACATCCCGCCGACCGCGCCGCCCTCAACGCGCTGCGCGCCATCCCGGGCTTCGACCAGGTGGTGCGGAAGGTGGCGTCCTTCTTCGGGGAGCGCGGCGTTCGGCAGCTCTTCCTGGCCAATGCGGTGCGGGTCGGCCCCAACCAGCGGCCGAAGCTCTGGGCGCAGTACCAGGAGGTGCTGGCCACCCTGGACTGGAAGGAGGTCCCGGAGCTCTACGTCACCCAGACCCCGTTGGTCAACGCCGCCGCTGTGGGGTTCGACAAGCCGTTCATCGTGCTCAACTCGGGGATGATGGAGCTGCTCAACGATGAGGAGCGTCGCGACATCCTCGGGCACGAACTCGGGCACATCATGTCCGGGCACACGACGTACACCACGATCGCGATCATCATCCTGACGCTCGGGCTCAACAACCTCCCGTTCCTCGCGGGGATCGCCCTGCTCCCCTTCCAGCTCGCCCTCATGGAGTGGTACCGCAAGGCGGAGTTCTCGGCCGACCGCGCGGGGTTGCTCACCACGCAGGACATTCGGGTCACGGCCAGCACCTTCATGAAGATGGCGGGGGGCAAGGAGCTCGACGACACGCTCTCCGTCGACGCCTTCCTCGAGCAGGCCTCGCACTACGAGGGGCAGAACGAGTTCGCCGACAAGGTCTGGCAGGTGATCAACACGGCGTTCCGCACGCACCCCTTCGGCACCGTGCGCGCGGCCGAGCTGCAGCGCTGGGTCGCGTCGGGCGAGTACGACAAGATCCTCCGCGGGGACTACCGACGCCGGAGCGATGCGACGACGCCACCGCTCTCCTCGGACATCGAAGATGCGGTCGGTTATTATGGGGAGCAGGCGCGCGGGGCGATGGACTCGCTCAACGGGGTCTTCGATCGCGCGCGCGATGCCTTCAACAGCGCATTCAAGGGATCCTCTGGGCCGTGA
- the purD gene encoding phosphoribosylamine--glycine ligase, which translates to MKILLLGSGGREHAIAWKLSQDDPSLDLVSAPGNPGIASLGRCIPVSPTDAAAVVALANAEHPDLVVVGPEAPLAAGVSDALRDAGFRVFGPSKAAAELEASKRFAKEVMFAAGVPTAGASWHTDAPSAKLAVRMRGAPVVIKACGLAAGKGVVVALTLDEAELAIDRMFQGAYGEAGAEVLVEEFMAGEELSVFAVTDGEHFVLLPGAQDHKRLLDGDAGPNTGGMGAYAPVAVATDAVLQFTREHIVTPTLAEMRRRESPFRGLLYVGLMLTDEGPRVVEFNCRFGDPETQVVLPLLEGDLLELMMGAAVEGGLRGVPEPAIRDGAAVTTVVASPGYPETPFTGAPIVLPQEIPGVHVFHAGTKRRADGTLVTAGGRVFAVTAVAPSFEEAQRLSLAGAESIQFPDKVLRRDIGWRELARRAGAS; encoded by the coding sequence GTGAAGATTCTCCTCCTGGGAAGCGGCGGGCGCGAGCACGCCATCGCATGGAAGCTCTCGCAGGATGATCCGTCGCTCGACCTGGTCTCTGCCCCCGGTAACCCTGGTATCGCCTCGCTCGGCCGTTGCATCCCGGTCTCCCCGACCGACGCGGCGGCCGTTGTCGCGTTGGCGAATGCCGAGCACCCCGATCTGGTCGTGGTGGGGCCCGAGGCCCCGCTGGCCGCAGGGGTGAGTGACGCGCTGAGAGACGCGGGCTTCCGCGTCTTTGGCCCGTCCAAGGCGGCGGCCGAGCTGGAAGCGTCGAAGCGATTCGCAAAGGAGGTCATGTTCGCGGCCGGGGTGCCGACGGCCGGAGCATCCTGGCATACCGACGCGCCTTCTGCCAAGCTCGCCGTGCGCATGCGCGGTGCTCCCGTGGTGATCAAGGCGTGCGGACTGGCGGCCGGAAAGGGGGTCGTCGTAGCCCTCACGCTCGACGAAGCCGAGCTGGCCATCGACCGGATGTTCCAGGGGGCGTACGGCGAGGCGGGGGCGGAGGTGCTCGTCGAGGAGTTCATGGCGGGTGAGGAGCTGTCGGTCTTCGCGGTGACCGATGGGGAGCACTTCGTACTCCTGCCGGGGGCCCAGGACCACAAGCGCCTGCTCGATGGCGACGCCGGTCCCAATACCGGAGGGATGGGAGCCTACGCGCCCGTGGCGGTGGCAACTGACGCCGTGCTCCAGTTCACGCGGGAGCATATCGTGACCCCGACTCTGGCCGAAATGCGTCGACGCGAGTCGCCGTTTCGAGGGCTGTTGTACGTGGGGCTGATGCTCACCGATGAGGGCCCCCGGGTGGTCGAGTTCAACTGCCGCTTCGGCGATCCCGAGACGCAGGTGGTCCTCCCCCTGCTCGAGGGCGATCTGCTCGAGCTCATGATGGGAGCCGCGGTCGAAGGGGGGCTGCGGGGCGTCCCCGAGCCGGCGATTCGAGATGGCGCAGCGGTGACCACCGTGGTCGCCTCACCCGGGTACCCTGAGACGCCCTTCACGGGAGCACCGATCGTGCTCCCTCAGGAGATTCCGGGCGTTCACGTCTTCCACGCGGGGACCAAGCGCCGAGCAGACGGGACGCTGGTGACGGCGGGGGGGCGCGTTTTCGCGGTCACCGCGGTGGCGCCTTCGTTCGAAGAGGCGCAGCGACTGAGCCTGGCCGGCGCCGAATCGATCCAGTTCCCCGACAAGGTGCTCCGCCGAGATATCGGGTGGCGAGAGCTGGCCCGCCGTGCCGGAGCTTCCTGA
- the mutM gene encoding bifunctional DNA-formamidopyrimidine glycosylase/DNA-(apurinic or apyrimidinic site) lyase, giving the protein MPELPEVETIARELHARLAGRTIVAVEVKRADVLRLADAEQLGSTCTGLSVVRVWRRAKTAVISMSGDWHLLVTPRFTGAVLVRDGGLVSPDAALDVAGSTDGTATSPVDAPGDEYAAIIWRLADGGCFWYRDVRRLGTVTLADDATLAAYEAALGDEPLDPGFSADRLSVLLRGSRAAIKKVLMDQRVLAGVGNIYANEGLWRAGIDPSREARSLSPDEVQRLHSALTTTLAASIQARGTTFRDYRDPSNREGGFAAQLLAYGRGGQRCARCGTTLTETHAIDGRSTVFCHRCQR; this is encoded by the coding sequence GTGCCGGAGCTTCCTGAGGTCGAGACGATCGCGCGCGAGCTTCACGCGCGATTGGCGGGGCGTACGATCGTTGCGGTCGAGGTCAAGCGCGCGGATGTGCTCCGGCTCGCCGACGCGGAGCAGCTTGGGTCGACGTGCACAGGATTGAGCGTCGTCCGCGTCTGGCGTCGCGCCAAGACGGCGGTGATTTCGATGTCGGGCGACTGGCACCTGCTCGTGACGCCCCGATTCACCGGGGCTGTCCTCGTACGCGACGGGGGGCTGGTGTCTCCAGATGCGGCGCTGGATGTGGCCGGGAGCACGGACGGTACCGCCACTTCGCCTGTGGATGCTCCGGGCGACGAGTATGCGGCGATCATCTGGCGGCTCGCCGACGGCGGTTGCTTCTGGTATCGCGACGTTCGGCGACTGGGGACGGTGACGCTCGCCGACGATGCCACGCTTGCTGCCTACGAAGCCGCGCTGGGAGACGAGCCCCTTGACCCGGGCTTCAGCGCGGACCGATTATCGGTGCTTCTTCGGGGATCACGAGCGGCGATCAAGAAGGTATTGATGGACCAGCGGGTTCTGGCGGGAGTCGGCAACATCTACGCGAACGAGGGGCTCTGGCGCGCGGGGATCGATCCGTCGCGCGAGGCCAGATCACTCTCGCCCGACGAGGTGCAGCGCCTGCATTCGGCGCTGACGACGACCTTGGCCGCGTCCATTCAGGCGCGGGGGACGACCTTTCGCGACTACCGCGACCCGTCCAACCGCGAGGGTGGGTTTGCCGCACAGCTGCTGGCCTACGGGCGCGGGGGCCAGCGCTGCGCGCGGTGCGGGACGACGCTCACCGAGACGCACGCCATCGACGGACGCTCCACCGTGTTCTGCCACCGATGCCAGCGCTGA
- a CDS encoding UvrB/UvrC motif-containing protein has translation MPALTAPQRKADAKRLAELREHVRATATDRPGVYRMLGEGGEVVYVGKSKKLRTRLMSYFRAEYPRDKGARIVRDAVAIEWSYVPSEFAALLEELRLIKRLRPRFNVAMKRDARHYAFVRVAGGVAPRLTVVRGSGAGERGGVYYGPFVGADRLRDALRELGDALGLRDCTLDSRMQFADQSELLPLPPRTPGCIRHEIGTCLGPCIAAVRADVYEERVRQARTFLEGAHNEPIERLRDAMQEASDFLAYERAAVLRDKLQRLESLREQFLRLRFAVESLTFAYIVPGHEGEDRFYLIRRGVVRGEFPAPRSPAEWESLREGCERTFGNGPPGTVATVPAHEIDELLLVTSWFGVHPTELQQTVPADAVRTLWGG, from the coding sequence ATGCCAGCGCTGACGGCGCCGCAGCGAAAGGCCGACGCCAAGCGTCTGGCCGAACTGCGCGAGCACGTGCGGGCGACCGCCACCGATCGCCCGGGCGTGTACCGCATGCTCGGGGAGGGGGGCGAGGTGGTGTACGTGGGGAAGAGCAAGAAGCTGCGCACACGCCTGATGAGCTACTTTCGCGCCGAGTACCCGCGGGACAAGGGAGCGCGCATCGTGCGCGACGCGGTGGCGATCGAGTGGAGCTACGTCCCCAGCGAGTTTGCCGCGCTGCTGGAGGAGCTTCGGCTGATCAAGCGGCTGCGCCCGCGCTTCAACGTGGCGATGAAGCGCGACGCTCGGCACTACGCCTTCGTACGCGTGGCGGGCGGCGTCGCTCCTCGGCTCACGGTGGTGCGCGGTTCCGGGGCGGGCGAGCGCGGGGGCGTCTACTATGGACCGTTTGTCGGCGCCGATCGCCTGCGCGACGCGCTGCGCGAGTTGGGCGACGCGCTGGGGCTGCGCGATTGCACCCTCGACAGTCGCATGCAGTTCGCCGACCAGTCGGAGCTCCTCCCCCTTCCGCCGCGAACGCCGGGGTGCATCCGGCACGAGATCGGGACGTGCCTGGGGCCGTGTATCGCCGCGGTGCGTGCCGACGTCTACGAGGAGCGCGTGCGGCAGGCGCGCACCTTCCTGGAAGGGGCGCACAACGAGCCGATCGAACGCCTGCGCGACGCGATGCAGGAGGCGAGCGATTTCCTGGCGTACGAGCGCGCCGCCGTGTTGCGCGACAAGCTGCAACGCCTGGAGTCGCTGCGCGAGCAGTTCCTGCGGCTCCGGTTCGCCGTGGAATCGTTGACGTTTGCCTACATCGTCCCGGGGCACGAGGGTGAGGATCGGTTCTACCTCATCCGTCGCGGCGTCGTGCGGGGGGAGTTCCCTGCCCCGCGCTCGCCGGCGGAGTGGGAGAGTTTGCGCGAGGGGTGCGAGCGGACGTTCGGCAACGGACCACCAGGGACGGTTGCCACGGTGCCCGCGCACGAGATCGACGAGCTGCTGCTGGTGACGTCGTGGTTTGGCGTGCACCCAACCGAGCTGCAGCAGACCGTGCCGGCCGACGCGGTGCGGACGCTGTGGGGGGGCTAG
- a CDS encoding response regulator has translation MSEWTRRSADRFGLEDASTLDQWRGRILAALLGGALLLGAPTLLFAIYVLGRRGLWSIVAVDLVAYGLTFWTLGSRALPYRTRAWMLIVSLFTIGALTLTLAGFRTAGPVWLSMAALSAGLLLGVRSGVGVVIANIVAFAAIGVGIGRGQVVWAIGIDDALSLWTLSALNTAMLGLMATVSVGVLVSGLEREAEARLKAEAERRRGQHLEALGTLAGGIAHDVNNLLTPILANVELLADSSDDESRELLDDIRASAERGRDLVKRLLMLRKGEVAIHETGDLGAVVREVARLVRARADARVRIELRLTALPLVHASSAELHQIVMNLAINSVQAMSSGGVVVIEAERVMRDGLPFVRLRVRDNGDGMSPDTLARVFEPFFTTKAAQEGTGLGLPTVRNLILALGGSIDIDSACGIGTVVTVMIPASRAEAIEGADGPRPQVPSAPRRPTPTSATGPDARDRVAPRTILLVDDEPVVLETARRVVAALGHQAVAVSSAAAAEAWFAEHADDCALVITDYRMPGRTGTQMIAALRRLREHLPAVVVSGFVAEAARDVRSLGVKTALLSKPYGMADLKSAIDDACPRIAARG, from the coding sequence ATGAGCGAGTGGACGCGCCGTTCCGCCGACCGTTTCGGACTGGAAGACGCGTCCACCCTCGATCAATGGCGTGGACGCATCCTCGCCGCGCTCCTGGGCGGGGCGCTTCTGCTGGGGGCGCCCACGCTCCTTTTCGCCATCTACGTGCTGGGAAGGCGCGGGCTCTGGTCGATCGTCGCCGTCGATCTCGTCGCTTACGGGCTCACATTCTGGACGCTGGGCAGCCGCGCCCTGCCGTATCGCACCCGGGCGTGGATGCTGATCGTCTCGCTCTTCACGATCGGCGCCCTCACGCTCACCCTGGCGGGATTCCGGACCGCCGGGCCGGTCTGGCTCAGCATGGCCGCGCTCTCGGCCGGTCTTCTACTGGGGGTGCGCTCCGGCGTCGGCGTGGTCATCGCGAACATTGTCGCCTTTGCCGCAATCGGCGTGGGCATCGGACGTGGGCAGGTGGTGTGGGCCATCGGGATTGATGATGCGCTCTCGCTCTGGACATTGTCGGCGTTGAATACGGCGATGCTCGGCCTCATGGCGACCGTCTCGGTAGGCGTGCTGGTCTCCGGGCTCGAGCGCGAGGCCGAAGCGCGACTCAAGGCGGAGGCCGAGCGCCGTCGCGGCCAACATCTCGAGGCGCTGGGGACGCTCGCCGGAGGGATCGCCCACGACGTCAACAACCTCCTCACGCCGATCCTCGCCAACGTGGAGCTGCTCGCCGATTCGTCGGACGACGAGTCGCGCGAGCTGCTGGACGACATCCGCGCATCCGCCGAGCGCGGGCGCGACCTCGTCAAGCGCCTGCTGATGCTGCGAAAGGGCGAGGTGGCGATCCATGAGACCGGGGACCTGGGCGCCGTGGTGCGCGAGGTCGCGCGCCTCGTGCGCGCCCGGGCCGACGCGCGCGTGCGCATCGAGCTGCGGCTGACGGCGCTCCCCCTCGTGCACGCGTCGTCCGCCGAACTGCACCAGATCGTGATGAACCTGGCGATCAACAGCGTACAGGCGATGTCGTCCGGCGGGGTAGTCGTGATTGAGGCGGAGCGGGTGATGCGGGACGGTCTCCCCTTCGTGCGTTTGCGCGTGCGCGACAACGGCGACGGCATGAGCCCCGACACGCTGGCGCGCGTCTTCGAACCCTTCTTCACGACCAAGGCGGCGCAGGAGGGCACGGGGCTCGGGCTCCCGACGGTGCGCAACCTCATCTTGGCGTTAGGCGGGTCGATCGACATCGACAGTGCGTGCGGCATCGGGACGGTCGTGACGGTGATGATCCCGGCATCGCGCGCGGAGGCGATCGAAGGCGCAGACGGCCCCAGGCCGCAGGTGCCATCCGCGCCCCGGCGGCCCACCCCGACCTCGGCCACCGGGCCCGACGCCCGCGACCGAGTGGCACCGCGCACCATCCTCCTCGTCGACGACGAACCGGTGGTGCTGGAGACGGCGCGTCGCGTGGTCGCCGCGCTCGGGCACCAGGCGGTGGCGGTGTCGTCGGCCGCCGCCGCAGAGGCGTGGTTCGCCGAGCACGCCGACGACTGCGCCCTCGTCATCACCGACTATCGCATGCCGGGGCGTACCGGGACGCAGATGATCGCCGCCCTGCGCCGCCTGCGCGAGCATCTCCCCGCCGTCGTCGTCAGCGGCTTCGTGGCCGAGGCCGCGCGCGACGTGCGGTCACTTGGGGTGAAGACCGCGCTGCTCTCCAAGCCGTACGGCATGGCCGACCTCAAGTCGGCGATCGACGACGCCTGCCCGCGCATCGCGGCGCGAGGCTAG
- a CDS encoding DUF2490 domain-containing protein, translating into MRCGSCSSRFGLRYQPTSTVRFNWGYAFVETWPYGKLPSAFRFPEHRMWEQLQLNQSIGRVALNHRYRLEQRWLGRVALEDEDERVQNWVRTNRFRYRVQGTLPLQGKTLDDREFYLTGNAEVFLNWGANVQYNVFDQNRLVLGIGRRVSEKLRLEVGYLEQLGEKSNGRFLERNHTLLFSVYPSLSLWHDEKR; encoded by the coding sequence ATGAGATGCGGCAGTTGCTCCTCGCGTTTCGGGCTGCGCTACCAACCCACGTCGACCGTCCGCTTCAACTGGGGGTACGCCTTCGTTGAGACGTGGCCGTACGGAAAGCTCCCGTCGGCCTTTCGCTTTCCCGAGCACCGAATGTGGGAGCAGCTGCAGCTCAACCAGTCGATCGGACGCGTCGCGCTGAATCATCGTTACCGCTTGGAGCAGCGGTGGCTCGGGCGCGTGGCGCTGGAGGACGAGGACGAGCGTGTGCAGAACTGGGTGCGCACGAACCGCTTCCGCTACCGCGTGCAGGGGACGCTTCCGCTGCAGGGGAAGACGCTCGACGATCGCGAGTTCTACCTCACGGGGAACGCCGAGGTCTTCCTGAACTGGGGGGCCAACGTGCAGTACAACGTCTTCGACCAGAACCGCCTCGTCCTGGGCATCGGGCGGCGGGTGTCGGAGAAGCTGCGGCTGGAGGTGGGCTACCTCGAGCAGCTCGGCGAGAAGAGCAACGGGCGCTTCCTCGAACGCAACCACACGCTCCTGTTCAGCGTGTACCCGAGCCTCTCACTCTGGCACGACGAGAAGCGTTAG
- a CDS encoding metallophosphoesterase family protein, producing the protein MVIGLISDTHGQVRADVHRALAGVDFILHAGDVCGDEVLMELELIAPVVAVFGNCDDRDHPQLVRQVERTERGVRIHVSHGHELGAPTVERLLAAYDADVIVYGHTHRPLIARAGGRLVVNPGAAGPRRFDITPSVGRLTISPDGVVDIELVDLAY; encoded by the coding sequence CTGGTCATCGGCCTCATCTCGGACACGCACGGGCAGGTGCGCGCCGACGTGCACCGCGCCCTCGCCGGCGTCGACTTCATCCTGCACGCGGGCGACGTGTGCGGGGACGAAGTGCTCATGGAGCTGGAGCTCATCGCCCCAGTGGTCGCCGTGTTCGGCAATTGCGACGACCGCGACCACCCGCAACTCGTCAGGCAGGTGGAACGCACGGAACGTGGCGTGCGCATTCATGTGAGCCACGGCCACGAACTCGGCGCGCCCACCGTCGAGCGTCTGCTCGCCGCGTACGACGCCGACGTGATCGTCTACGGCCACACGCACCGCCCGCTCATCGCCCGCGCCGGTGGCCGGCTGGTGGTGAATCCGGGTGCCGCCGGGCCGCGCCGCTTCGACATCACGCCGAGCGTCGGCCGGCTCACGATCTCCCCGGACGGGGTGGTCGACATCGAACTGGTCGACCTCGCGTACTGA
- a CDS encoding UbiX family flavin prenyltransferase codes for MPAVLPIVVAITGASGAPYAVRLLEALVAAERPVWLVVSGHGYRLLQTEMGIADAEALRAHIGAARWDRFITPFSDQDRGASPASGSTRMQGMVICPCSMGTISAISQGTSRSLVERAADVMLKERRRLIVVPRETPYSQIHLENMLRLTQAGAVVMPASPGFYHQPTSIDDLVNFVVARILDHLDVEHALVRRWGGEPDALNA; via the coding sequence ATGCCTGCCGTGCTGCCCATCGTCGTCGCCATCACCGGCGCATCGGGTGCCCCGTACGCCGTGCGCCTGCTCGAGGCGCTGGTGGCCGCCGAGCGCCCCGTCTGGCTCGTCGTCTCGGGGCACGGATACCGCCTGCTGCAAACGGAGATGGGGATCGCCGATGCCGAGGCGCTGCGGGCGCACATCGGCGCGGCGCGCTGGGATCGTTTCATCACGCCCTTCAGCGACCAGGATCGTGGGGCGTCGCCGGCGTCTGGCTCCACGCGCATGCAGGGGATGGTGATCTGTCCCTGCTCGATGGGGACGATCTCGGCCATCTCGCAGGGGACGTCGCGTTCGCTGGTAGAACGCGCCGCCGACGTCATGCTCAAGGAGCGGCGGCGCCTCATCGTCGTCCCGCGCGAAACGCCGTACAGCCAGATCCACCTCGAGAACATGCTCCGCCTCACGCAGGCCGGAGCGGTGGTGATGCCGGCATCACCCGGCTTCTATCACCAGCCGACGAGCATCGACGACCTCGTGAACTTCGTCGTCGCCCGCATCCTCGACCACCTCGACGTGGAGCATGCGCTCGTCAGGCGGTGGGGCGGGGAGCCGGACGCCCTCAACGCCTGA
- a CDS encoding UbiA family prenyltransferase: MARGRVHAQLAQDHRDGRGDQTPSGCDVAEARAGRREVTVTPGRVPVREGQTFGGTTRLVKYANFVKLPHTVFALPFALVGVTLASYRAPVTLGMLGWVILAFTCARFTGMGFNRIVDREIDARNPRTSMREIPSGAMTVREATVSVAVASAIFVYSAWSLNPLCAWLSPVALAWVCFYSYTKRFTRWSHLVLGVGMSIAPVGGYLAVTGAWPDPFWMPLVLSLAVTTWGGGFDILYALQDEGFDKAHGLHSIPVALGRVRAIAVSRALHLTTVASLAVVGWAANGGLLYVVGVVVVAALLLYEHSLVKADDLSRLDAAFFTMNGVISIAFFLVVLAERVLFARGWVTTFPFRG, encoded by the coding sequence ATGGCCCGAGGAAGGGTTCACGCGCAACTGGCCCAAGATCATCGAGATGGACGAGGCGACCAAACGCCGAGTGGATGCGATGTGGCCGAAGCTCGGGCTGGGAGACGGGAGGTGACGGTCACGCCGGGGCGGGTGCCGGTGCGCGAAGGGCAGACCTTCGGCGGGACCACGCGGTTGGTGAAGTACGCCAACTTCGTGAAGCTGCCGCACACGGTCTTTGCCCTGCCGTTCGCGCTCGTCGGCGTCACGCTGGCGTCGTATCGCGCACCGGTCACCTTGGGGATGCTCGGCTGGGTCATCCTCGCCTTCACCTGCGCGCGCTTCACCGGGATGGGGTTCAACCGCATCGTCGATCGCGAGATCGACGCGCGCAACCCGCGCACGTCCATGCGCGAGATCCCGAGTGGGGCGATGACGGTGCGCGAGGCCACGGTGTCCGTGGCGGTCGCGTCGGCGATCTTCGTGTACAGTGCCTGGAGCCTCAATCCGCTCTGCGCCTGGCTCTCGCCGGTCGCGCTGGCCTGGGTCTGCTTCTACTCGTACACCAAGCGCTTCACCCGCTGGTCGCACCTGGTGCTGGGCGTGGGGATGTCCATTGCGCCTGTCGGTGGGTACCTCGCGGTCACCGGTGCGTGGCCGGACCCGTTCTGGATGCCGCTCGTCCTCTCGCTGGCCGTGACCACGTGGGGGGGCGGCTTCGACATCCTCTACGCGCTGCAGGACGAAGGGTTCGACAAGGCGCACGGACTGCACTCCATCCCGGTCGCCCTCGGGCGCGTTCGCGCGATCGCCGTGTCGCGCGCCTTGCATCTGACGACGGTCGCCTCTCTCGCCGTGGTGGGGTGGGCCGCCAACGGTGGCCTGCTGTACGTGGTCGGCGTCGTCGTGGTCGCCGCACTCCTGCTGTACGAACACTCGCTGGTGAAGGCCGACGACCTGTCCAGGCTCGACGCCGCCTTCTTCACGATGAACGGCGTGATCTCCATCGCCTTCTTCCTCGTCGTGCTCGCCGAGCGCGTGTTGTTCGCGCGGGGCTGGGTCACGACCTTCCCGTTCCGGGGATAG